In the genome of Bacillus sp. S3, one region contains:
- a CDS encoding LrgB family protein, translating to MQEFLFAFCMIVLTVVAYFVMTKIYKRYSYSFLIPVLTATTLIIIILFILRIPYKSYMIGGQWINSLLGPSVVALAYPLYKQRHFLKNHFFPIVGGVLVGAISGMVSVGIFAKLFGINHTLILSIIPKSLTTPVAIEVTRGLGGNASMAIVGVMIAGIFGAIAAPTIFKFLRIHSPIGRGIALGSASHAIGTSKAAEYSELTFSMSSVTMTLCAIIGSFLGPIVVWLFHI from the coding sequence ATGCAAGAATTCTTATTCGCATTCTGCATGATTGTACTAACCGTCGTCGCTTATTTTGTGATGACTAAAATTTATAAACGGTATTCTTACTCATTTTTAATTCCCGTTTTAACTGCCACTACTTTAATTATCATAATCCTTTTCATTCTTCGTATTCCATATAAAAGCTATATGATTGGCGGGCAATGGATTAATTCTCTATTAGGTCCATCAGTTGTAGCGCTTGCATATCCATTGTATAAACAACGTCATTTTTTAAAAAATCATTTTTTTCCCATAGTAGGCGGGGTTTTGGTTGGTGCCATTTCTGGAATGGTCAGTGTGGGCATTTTTGCTAAGCTGTTCGGGATCAATCATACCTTAATTCTTTCAATCATCCCTAAATCTCTTACAACCCCTGTTGCCATTGAAGTGACTAGAGGTTTGGGGGGAAATGCCTCGATGGCAATCGTAGGTGTCATGATAGCAGGCATATTTGGTGCAATTGCCGCTCCGACTATCTTTAAATTTTTGCGCATCCATAGTCCCATCGGAAGGGGTATCGCCCTTGGCAGCGCATCACATGCGATAGGAACTTCAAAGGCTGCAGAATACAGTGAACTTACCTTTTCGATGAGTTCTGTTACGATGACATTATGTGCAATCATAGGCTCCTTTCTAGGACCAATCGTAGTGTGGCTATTTCACATTTGA
- a CDS encoding cell wall hydrolase, giving the protein MKNSFKSLVVAGVATIALVVHTNTAKAITQSFNQNEHSLPVHDIQNSLTIGNKGLFQDISIGEILQPQNLSIQLAKPAINVAAKAVELLAEPSKHAAETSNDSAVAEEKAAQPIDPKVEDPTEPKVEAPVEPKVEAPVEEPATPAVSISDKEKDLFARLVEAEAKGESYEGKVAVATVVLNRVESPQFPDTVTEVINQVVGHAYAFSPVQNGEINKPASEESTQAVEEALNREDTLNDSIFFYNPEIATDNWIRSRETVETIGNHVFAK; this is encoded by the coding sequence ATGAAAAATTCTTTTAAATCCTTAGTTGTAGCTGGAGTAGCTACAATAGCGTTAGTAGTACACACTAATACAGCGAAGGCGATTACCCAATCATTCAATCAAAATGAACACAGCCTTCCGGTACATGATATACAAAATAGTTTAACCATTGGAAATAAAGGGCTATTCCAAGATATTTCTATTGGAGAAATCTTGCAACCGCAGAACTTATCCATCCAATTAGCAAAGCCTGCAATAAATGTAGCTGCAAAAGCAGTTGAGTTACTAGCGGAACCATCAAAACATGCAGCTGAGACGTCAAATGATTCGGCAGTAGCAGAAGAAAAAGCGGCTCAACCAATTGATCCTAAAGTGGAGGATCCAACTGAACCTAAAGTGGAAGCTCCAGTGGAACCAAAAGTGGAAGCTCCAGTTGAAGAGCCTGCTACACCAGCAGTTTCTATTTCAGATAAAGAAAAAGACTTATTTGCAAGATTAGTTGAAGCGGAGGCAAAAGGCGAGTCCTATGAAGGAAAAGTAGCCGTTGCAACCGTCGTGTTAAATCGAGTGGAGTCCCCTCAATTTCCTGATACGGTGACAGAGGTAATTAATCAAGTAGTCGGTCATGCTTATGCCTTTTCACCTGTTCAAAATGGTGAAATTAATAAACCGGCATCAGAAGAGTCAACTCAAGCAGTAGAAGAAGCACTAAATAGAGAAGATACGTTAAACGATTCTATATTTTTCTATAACCCTGAAATTGCAACAGATAATTGGATTCGATCCCGTGAAACAGTTGAAACAATCGGGAATCACGTATTTGCGAAATAG
- a CDS encoding DNA alkylation repair protein, producing MDFDVVMQELEALGKERTKKTYISNGAHEPLFGVATGAMKPIAKIIKKNQPLAEELYATGNYDAMYFAGIIADPKTMTEADFDRWIDAAYFYMLSDYVVAVTLAETDIAQVVADKWIASGEELRMSAGWSCYCWLLGNRPDSEFSASKLASMLEQVENTIHDSPERTKSSMNNFIYTVAISYLPLHEKAVDTAKSVGPVEIKRDKKKSSILQATENIQKEIDRGKLGFKRKYVRC from the coding sequence ATGGATTTCGATGTAGTTATGCAGGAACTAGAAGCACTTGGTAAGGAACGAACGAAAAAGACTTACATAAGCAATGGTGCACACGAGCCGCTATTTGGCGTGGCTACTGGCGCAATGAAGCCGATCGCAAAGATAATCAAGAAAAATCAGCCTTTGGCCGAGGAGCTTTATGCCACCGGTAACTACGATGCTATGTATTTTGCCGGCATTATTGCGGATCCAAAAACGATGACGGAGGCGGATTTTGATCGTTGGATAGATGCGGCGTATTTTTATATGCTTTCCGATTATGTTGTGGCCGTCACTTTGGCAGAAACCGATATTGCGCAAGTTGTTGCCGATAAATGGATCGCGAGCGGTGAAGAACTTAGAATGTCGGCAGGGTGGAGTTGTTACTGCTGGCTTTTGGGGAATCGCCCGGACAGTGAATTTAGCGCCAGCAAGCTTGCGAGTATGCTTGAACAAGTGGAAAATACGATTCACGATTCTCCTGAGCGGACGAAATCCTCAATGAATAATTTTATCTACACCGTCGCGATTTCATATTTGCCACTCCATGAGAAGGCGGTTGATACTGCAAAGTCAGTTGGCCCAGTCGAAATCAAGCGGGACAAGAAAAAAAGCAGCATCCTGCAAGCCACCGAAAATATTCAAAAGGAAATAGATAGAGGGAAGCTTGGTTTCAAGCGCAAATATGTAAGGTGTTAA
- a CDS encoding LCP family protein: protein MQDLTRLRTKRKRVRWRRVFGALLLLGILLVGLFHLIQYIGGTFKAVNQPLKKVEGKQPFQGEKNKLDEVNVLLLGSDSRGEKHARTDTIMVAHYDPQTHKIKLISLMRDMLISVPEHGKQKLNAAYSLGGPELLRETIKENFGLDIHYYAMVDFKGFEKAVDLLVPNGIEVNVPYEMSYGIETKLEKGKQQLHGQELLGYVRFRHDRLSDFGRIQRQQEVISKLTDEAVSLHSVVKLPKLLGLTNKYIDTNMDSSTLLTIGKDIVTKKSRDIETIRIPEDGSFQNKRDEEHGDVLDVDFNQNIEALNHFLEE from the coding sequence TTGCAAGATTTGACACGATTAAGGACGAAAAGGAAAAGAGTAAGATGGCGAAGAGTGTTTGGGGCCCTTCTTCTTTTAGGTATTTTATTAGTTGGCCTATTTCATCTAATTCAATACATAGGTGGAACATTTAAAGCTGTCAACCAACCACTTAAAAAAGTGGAAGGAAAACAACCATTTCAAGGTGAGAAAAATAAATTAGATGAAGTCAATGTTCTTTTATTAGGCAGTGACTCACGTGGAGAAAAACATGCTCGCACGGATACAATTATGGTTGCCCATTATGATCCGCAAACGCATAAAATCAAACTTATTTCTCTAATGCGCGATATGTTGATTTCTGTACCAGAACATGGAAAACAAAAATTAAATGCAGCCTATTCGTTGGGAGGTCCTGAATTACTAAGGGAAACGATTAAAGAAAATTTCGGGCTTGATATCCATTATTATGCGATGGTTGACTTTAAGGGATTCGAAAAAGCGGTCGATCTGCTCGTGCCAAATGGCATTGAAGTAAATGTACCTTACGAGATGTCTTATGGCATAGAAACGAAGTTAGAAAAAGGTAAACAACAATTGCATGGTCAAGAGTTGTTAGGATATGTCCGTTTTCGCCATGATCGATTAAGTGACTTCGGTCGGATTCAAAGACAGCAAGAAGTGATTTCAAAACTAACAGATGAAGCTGTAAGTCTGCATAGTGTTGTTAAACTTCCTAAGCTTTTAGGTCTTACAAATAAATACATAGATACAAATATGGATAGTTCAACCCTTTTAACGATTGGAAAAGACATAGTTACAAAGAAAAGTAGAGACATAGAAACGATACGCATACCAGAAGATGGCAGTTTTCAAAATAAACGGGATGAAGAGCATGGGGACGTATTAGATGTAGACTTCAATCAAAATATAGAAGCACTTAATCATTTTTTAGAAGAATAA
- the nfsA gene encoding oxygen-insensitive NADPH nitroreductase — MNDVIETILNHRSIRHFENKALTEEQIKTIVTCAQAAATSSFIQAYSIIGVKDPVKKKKLAELAGNQEYVEKNGHFFVFCADLYRHSLIEEKENKNLEASLESTEKFMVALIDTALAAQNAVIAAESLGLGICYIGGIRNNLEEVKNILNIPDRVIPLFGLAIGYPAKITDQKPRLPFEHVYHEDEYEPNREIYLQQLDEYNEIIANYYLQRTDGVRKDRWTEQMAAMLEKQNRMYMKDFIQKNKLDLR, encoded by the coding sequence ATGAATGATGTAATCGAAACAATTCTTAATCACCGTTCAATCCGCCATTTCGAGAACAAGGCATTGACAGAAGAACAAATAAAGACAATTGTTACCTGTGCACAAGCTGCTGCCACTTCAAGCTTTATTCAGGCATACTCTATTATTGGAGTGAAGGATCCTGTTAAAAAGAAGAAATTAGCCGAGCTTGCGGGAAATCAAGAGTATGTGGAAAAGAACGGCCACTTTTTTGTTTTTTGTGCTGATCTTTACCGGCATTCCTTGATTGAGGAAAAGGAAAATAAAAACCTAGAAGCATCACTTGAAAGTACCGAAAAATTTATGGTGGCGTTAATTGATACCGCTCTTGCTGCCCAAAATGCTGTGATTGCTGCTGAATCCCTTGGGCTGGGAATTTGCTACATTGGCGGGATTCGCAACAACCTAGAAGAAGTGAAGAACATCTTAAATATCCCAGACCGAGTCATCCCACTGTTTGGGCTGGCCATTGGATACCCAGCCAAAATAACCGATCAAAAACCAAGACTTCCATTTGAACATGTTTACCACGAAGATGAATATGAGCCAAACAGAGAAATTTATTTACAGCAGCTTGATGAATATAATGAAATAATCGCAAACTATTATCTGCAAAGAACGGATGGAGTTAGAAAAGATCGTTGGACAGAACAAATGGCAGCAATGCTTGAAAAGCAGAATCGTATGTATATGAAGGATTTCATTCAAAAAAACAAACTAGATTTACGATAA
- the sstT gene encoding serine/threonine transporter SstT: protein MKNLLKKWNQISLVKQIIIGLIIGVILAVAVPEAAKPVVILGSLFVGALKAIAPVLVLFLVMSAIAQHKSGQQTNMKSIIGLYLLGTFLAGLIAVIVSFTFPVSLTLAKGAEDLAAPGGVVEVIKTLLLNVVDNPVKAIYNANYIGILAWAVVLGIALRNAPETTKTMITNFSDAVSKMVTWVIKLAPLGIMGLVIDSITTNGIESLLSYGQLLAVLIGCMFFVALVVNPIMVFVVIRQNPYPLVFKCIRESGITAFFTRSSAANIPVNMKLCENLGLNKDTYSVSIPLGATINMAGAAVTISVLTLAAVHTLDIHVDIPTAIILSVLSAVCACGASGVAGGSLLLIPLAASLFGIPNDVAMQIVGVGFIIGVLQDSFETALNSSTDVLFTATAEYKEWRKKGKKIQIKKAA, encoded by the coding sequence ATGAAAAATTTATTGAAAAAGTGGAATCAAATCAGTCTGGTCAAACAAATCATTATCGGGTTAATTATTGGTGTTATTCTGGCTGTAGCGGTTCCAGAAGCAGCCAAACCAGTTGTTATTTTAGGATCTTTATTTGTAGGTGCGTTAAAAGCTATTGCCCCAGTCTTGGTATTATTCTTAGTTATGTCAGCCATCGCGCAGCATAAGAGTGGTCAGCAAACGAACATGAAATCGATTATCGGACTTTATTTATTAGGTACTTTTTTAGCTGGATTAATTGCAGTTATTGTAAGCTTTACCTTCCCAGTAAGTTTAACACTTGCAAAGGGTGCGGAGGATTTAGCAGCTCCTGGCGGTGTGGTAGAGGTTATCAAAACATTATTGCTAAACGTTGTTGATAATCCAGTGAAAGCCATTTATAACGCAAACTATATCGGTATTTTAGCTTGGGCGGTGGTCCTTGGCATTGCACTAAGAAATGCGCCAGAAACAACAAAGACAATGATTACTAATTTTTCAGATGCTGTATCGAAAATGGTAACATGGGTAATCAAGTTGGCTCCACTTGGTATTATGGGGCTCGTGATTGACTCTATTACGACAAATGGAATTGAGTCATTACTAAGCTATGGCCAATTGCTTGCCGTATTGATTGGTTGTATGTTCTTTGTTGCCTTGGTGGTCAATCCCATCATGGTGTTTGTCGTGATTCGTCAAAACCCCTACCCACTTGTATTCAAGTGTATCAGGGAAAGTGGAATTACCGCATTCTTTACGCGCAGCTCCGCGGCGAATATTCCTGTTAATATGAAATTATGTGAAAACTTAGGTTTGAATAAGGATACGTATTCTGTCTCCATTCCATTAGGTGCAACGATCAATATGGCCGGTGCGGCGGTTACGATTTCCGTATTGACACTTGCGGCCGTTCATACTCTAGACATTCATGTGGATATTCCTACAGCCATTATACTTAGTGTTTTATCTGCTGTATGTGCCTGTGGTGCTTCAGGGGTTGCAGGAGGTTCCTTATTATTGATTCCTTTAGCAGCGAGCTTGTTCGGAATCCCAAATGATGTGGCGATGCAGATTGTTGGAGTAGGCTTTATCATTGGTGTTTTACAAGACTCATTCGAAACAGCTCTTAACTCATCAACTGATGTGCTTTTTACGGCAACTGCTGAATATAAGGAATGGCGTAAAAAAGGTAAAAAAATCCAAATAAAAAAAGCGGCTTAA
- a CDS encoding 2-isopropylmalate synthase, with the protein MKNVEKYSRGYYMPPVQSLKWTEKEYITEAPTWCSVDLRDGNQALVVPMSLEEKLDYFQMLLEVGFKEIEVGFPAASETEYAFLRALIEQDLIPEDVTVQVLTQSREHIIEKTFEALRGVNKAVVHLYNSTSVAQREQVFKKSEEEIIEIAVKGAKSLKKYAAETEGNFQFQYSPESFTGTEMEFALEVCNRVLDIWQPAADNKVIINLPATVSMSMPHVYASQIEFMSDHLNYRDNVILSVHPHNDRGTGVADAELAMLAGAQRVEGTLFGNGERTGNVDIVTLAINMYSHGVDPQLHFENIREIISKYEELTRMRVHERHPYGGELVFTAFSGSHQDAIAKGMKWREDGECQYWTVPYLLIDPKDIGREYEGDIIRINSQSGKGGIGYILEQHYGLDLPAKMRENFGYQVKNVSDRLHKELMPTEIYDIFMREYVNIHTPAEFIQYRYMQNDQYETVVAIRMDGEIHEFTGTGNGRLDAISNVLQTELAIQYKDLVYKEHALEIGSRSNAVSYVGITAMDGTVHWGCGIDADIMTSSVKALFSAVNKMITSTQRAFDKEAHLTKK; encoded by the coding sequence ATGAAAAATGTTGAAAAGTATTCAAGAGGCTATTATATGCCCCCGGTACAAAGCTTGAAATGGACGGAGAAGGAATATATTACGGAAGCTCCCACATGGTGCAGTGTCGATTTAAGGGATGGAAATCAGGCGCTGGTTGTCCCGATGAGTTTGGAGGAGAAGCTGGACTATTTTCAAATGCTATTGGAGGTTGGATTCAAAGAAATTGAAGTGGGCTTTCCAGCTGCATCCGAAACAGAATACGCGTTTCTAAGGGCATTGATCGAACAAGATTTGATTCCGGAGGATGTAACAGTTCAAGTGCTGACACAATCAAGAGAACATATAATTGAAAAGACATTTGAAGCGCTTCGAGGTGTCAACAAGGCAGTGGTTCACCTCTACAATTCGACTTCCGTCGCACAGCGTGAGCAGGTGTTTAAAAAATCTGAAGAGGAAATAATCGAGATTGCGGTTAAAGGGGCGAAGTCGCTAAAAAAATATGCGGCTGAGACCGAGGGGAACTTCCAATTTCAATATTCACCGGAAAGCTTCACGGGTACGGAGATGGAATTTGCACTTGAGGTATGTAACCGGGTCCTAGATATTTGGCAGCCTGCAGCAGACAACAAGGTGATCATCAACCTTCCAGCGACAGTGTCCATGTCTATGCCGCACGTCTATGCCAGTCAAATCGAGTTTATGAGCGATCATCTGAACTACCGGGACAATGTCATCCTGTCCGTTCATCCACACAATGACAGAGGAACTGGAGTGGCAGATGCAGAGCTTGCGATGCTTGCAGGCGCCCAGAGAGTCGAAGGAACACTGTTTGGAAATGGCGAAAGAACAGGAAACGTCGACATCGTCACGCTTGCCATCAACATGTATTCACATGGGGTGGATCCACAGCTTCATTTTGAAAATATCCGTGAAATCATTTCTAAGTATGAAGAATTGACTAGAATGAGGGTTCACGAAAGACACCCATACGGTGGTGAACTTGTCTTTACGGCCTTCTCAGGCTCTCATCAGGATGCGATTGCCAAAGGGATGAAATGGAGGGAAGACGGAGAATGCCAGTACTGGACGGTTCCTTATCTATTAATTGATCCAAAGGATATTGGCCGAGAGTATGAAGGAGATATTATCCGGATTAATAGCCAATCAGGCAAAGGCGGGATCGGCTACATACTGGAGCAGCATTACGGGCTTGATCTTCCGGCAAAAATGCGTGAAAACTTCGGCTATCAAGTTAAAAATGTATCAGACCGTTTGCATAAAGAGCTGATGCCAACTGAAATCTATGACATCTTTATGAGGGAGTATGTGAATATTCATACGCCAGCCGAGTTTATCCAATATAGATATATGCAAAATGATCAGTATGAAACGGTTGTTGCGATCCGGATGGATGGTGAGATCCATGAATTTACTGGAACAGGTAACGGAAGACTCGATGCCATCAGCAATGTTCTACAGACTGAACTTGCAATTCAGTATAAGGATTTAGTCTACAAAGAGCATGCGCTAGAAATTGGTTCACGGTCGAACGCCGTATCATATGTTGGAATTACAGCAATGGATGGTACTGTTCATTGGGGCTGCGGCATCGACGCTGATATCATGACATCGTCTGTAAAAGCACTGTTTAGTGCAGTTAACAAAATGATTACCAGCACTCAACGGGCATTTGACAAAGAAGCACACCTTACCAAAAAATAA
- the hpaB gene encoding 4-hydroxyphenylacetate 3-monooxygenase, oxygenase component translates to MGIINGKKMLDRIDQMNTEVWVDGDKIQGKLSEHPAFKGILQTKASLYDLQNEQELIEQMTFKSPETGEPIGLSYLQPKTKEDLRRKRKMSEIWARHTYGMMGRSPDYMNTVIMSFASSSALLLKGKKNCFPENILTLYKRAQKDDLSFTHTFITPQINRSQYNFDSSNEPISAKVIDRNEKGIVIKGARLLATQGGLTDEVLVYTAPRKFMDPAESFAFTIPSNTKGLRFICRESFVGGESNFNHPLSSRYEEMDSIVVFDNVLVPWDRVFFYDNIDAAVDFMFHSSFHHFATHQALTRQIVKTEFILGIAELLVETINVREYQHIQEKLSEIIIGLETMNALVEQAENHAEIDEWGYMRPSLLPLQVASNIFPRIYPRFCEIVQLIGASGMVTLPSEKAFESEISADLKQYLQAVNKSADERVKLFRLAWDLTMSSFGTRQTQYERYFFGDPVQLASNLYRHYPLTKYVNNINDFLA, encoded by the coding sequence TTGGGAATTATTAATGGAAAGAAAATGCTTGACCGCATCGATCAAATGAATACAGAAGTTTGGGTTGACGGAGACAAAATCCAAGGCAAGCTGTCTGAGCATCCTGCCTTTAAGGGGATTCTGCAAACAAAAGCTTCTCTTTACGATTTGCAAAATGAGCAGGAATTGATAGAGCAAATGACGTTCAAGTCCCCTGAGACTGGCGAACCGATTGGACTTTCCTACCTGCAGCCAAAAACGAAAGAGGATTTAAGACGAAAACGGAAGATGTCGGAAATATGGGCACGGCACACTTATGGTATGATGGGGAGAAGTCCTGACTACATGAACACTGTTATCATGAGCTTCGCCTCCTCCTCTGCCCTCCTTTTAAAGGGCAAAAAAAATTGTTTTCCAGAAAATATTCTAACATTATATAAGAGAGCACAGAAAGATGACCTTTCCTTTACACATACGTTTATTACTCCACAAATCAATCGTTCTCAGTACAATTTCGATTCTTCTAATGAGCCAATCTCCGCTAAGGTTATCGACCGAAATGAAAAGGGCATTGTGATAAAAGGGGCCCGGCTGCTTGCGACCCAAGGCGGGTTAACCGATGAAGTGTTGGTCTATACAGCACCGAGAAAGTTCATGGACCCGGCCGAATCCTTCGCCTTTACCATCCCTTCCAATACAAAAGGGTTAAGATTTATTTGCAGGGAATCCTTTGTCGGTGGCGAGTCTAATTTTAATCATCCACTAAGCTCCAGATATGAAGAAATGGATTCCATAGTTGTTTTTGACAATGTTTTAGTACCTTGGGATCGCGTCTTCTTTTACGATAATATTGACGCGGCTGTTGACTTCATGTTCCATAGCTCGTTTCACCACTTTGCCACGCATCAAGCCTTGACAAGGCAAATTGTCAAAACAGAATTTATTTTGGGCATTGCAGAACTCTTGGTCGAAACGATTAATGTTAGGGAATATCAACATATCCAAGAAAAGCTTTCTGAAATAATCATCGGACTTGAAACCATGAATGCACTCGTAGAGCAGGCCGAAAATCATGCAGAAATTGATGAATGGGGCTATATGCGTCCAAGTTTACTCCCCCTCCAAGTGGCCAGTAATATTTTCCCTCGAATCTATCCCCGCTTCTGCGAGATTGTTCAACTGATTGGTGCTAGCGGGATGGTCACATTACCATCCGAAAAAGCCTTCGAATCTGAAATTAGTGCAGACCTTAAGCAATATCTTCAAGCAGTGAACAAATCTGCCGACGAACGAGTGAAACTCTTTCGCCTGGCCTGGGATCTAACGATGAGTTCATTTGGAACAAGACAAACCCAATATGAAAGGTATTTCTTTGGAGATCCGGTTCAGTTGGCGAGCAATCTTTACAGGCACTATCCTTTAACTAAATACGTAAACAATATCAATGATTTTCTAGCATAA
- a CDS encoding RrF2 family transcriptional regulator — MNSDFVIAMHSLVLLANLPDHMANSETIAENVCTNPARIRKVMGILRKEGFVKTKEGIGGGYLLNCDSDKTTLSQIYLAISSGSLKPHWCTGDPEKECVISSNTQSVMDEIFVEAEQHMQAYLNQITINNVLQKIKSLE; from the coding sequence ATGAATAGTGATTTTGTTATTGCTATGCATAGTCTGGTTTTATTAGCAAACTTACCTGATCATATGGCAAACAGTGAAACCATCGCCGAAAATGTCTGTACAAATCCGGCAAGAATACGTAAGGTCATGGGGATTTTACGGAAAGAAGGCTTTGTAAAAACAAAAGAAGGCATTGGCGGAGGCTATTTATTAAATTGTGATTCTGATAAAACAACTTTGTCGCAAATCTATTTGGCTATTTCATCAGGTTCACTAAAGCCACATTGGTGTACAGGCGATCCTGAAAAAGAATGTGTGATTTCATCAAACACCCAGAGTGTAATGGATGAAATCTTTGTTGAGGCAGAGCAGCATATGCAAGCCTATTTAAACCAGATTACAATTAACAATGTTCTGCAAAAAATTAAGAGTCTCGAATAG
- the spxA gene encoding transcriptional regulator SpxA, whose protein sequence is MVTLFTTPSCTSCRKAKAWFEEHQINYIERNMLTAPLTKNEIKSILLMTEEGTDEIISTNSKTYQELGVDLETLPLQELYTLISNHPKLLRRPIIQDEKRLQVGFNEEEIRSFLPRSLRTFLRTESQKAAGY, encoded by the coding sequence ATGGTCACCTTGTTTACGACACCTAGCTGTACTTCTTGCCGGAAAGCAAAGGCGTGGTTTGAAGAGCATCAAATTAATTACATTGAACGAAATATGCTAACAGCCCCCCTTACGAAAAATGAAATTAAATCCATTCTTCTTATGACAGAGGAGGGGACCGATGAAATCATTTCTACAAACTCAAAAACGTATCAAGAATTAGGGGTGGACCTTGAAACCTTGCCACTTCAAGAACTGTATACATTAATTAGTAACCATCCTAAACTCCTGCGCCGTCCAATAATCCAGGATGAAAAGAGATTACAGGTTGGATTTAATGAGGAAGAAATTCGCAGTTTTCTCCCACGCAGCCTTCGGACATTTTTACGAACCGAATCTCAAAAAGCAGCTGGTTATTAA
- a CDS encoding BA3454 family stress response protein yields the protein MIEVIVTVNYKEKNYQTNVIANKEMSCEKIKRLAEEQVVKQWGVFK from the coding sequence ATGATAGAAGTAATCGTAACCGTAAATTATAAAGAAAAAAATTATCAAACGAATGTTATCGCCAACAAAGAAATGAGCTGTGAAAAAATTAAACGCTTAGCAGAAGAGCAAGTTGTAAAACAATGGGGTGTGTTTAAATAG
- a CDS encoding GNAT family N-acetyltransferase: MIKIRNAEIGDLPVLAAIEQHCFSKEEAATNEAFEKRILRIPDSFFVAEVKGEIVGLINGPVIKAAFISDDLFSEIKENPASGGHQTILGLAVSPHFQKRGVATALLGHLEKEARANKRETITLTCKANLIGFYEGQGYLNSGVSNSEHGGVTWYNMSKKIN, from the coding sequence ATGATAAAAATACGAAATGCAGAAATTGGCGATTTACCAGTACTTGCAGCGATTGAACAACACTGTTTTTCAAAAGAAGAAGCTGCTACGAATGAAGCGTTTGAAAAGCGAATTCTACGCATTCCGGATAGTTTTTTTGTTGCTGAAGTGAAAGGGGAAATTGTCGGTTTAATCAATGGGCCCGTCATTAAAGCTGCCTTTATTTCGGATGATCTGTTTAGTGAAATAAAGGAAAATCCTGCGTCGGGCGGTCATCAAACAATTCTAGGACTCGCTGTGTCACCGCATTTTCAAAAACGCGGCGTTGCAACAGCGTTACTTGGACATCTTGAAAAAGAAGCAAGAGCGAACAAACGTGAAACAATTACCCTCACATGTAAAGCAAATTTAATTGGTTTCTATGAAGGCCAAGGATATCTCAACAGTGGTGTATCAAACTCGGAGCACGGAGGTGTCACTTGGTATAACATGAGTAAAAAGATTAATTGA
- a CDS encoding GNAT family N-acetyltransferase, whose protein sequence is MSLKSITQENWHDCIQLQVSDDQKSYVASNVYSLAESRFEPSFTPMGIYLDARMIGFLMYGKDPDDGTYWIIRFMIDQTEQGKGFGKQALAHTLTFLKELPDCSSTIILGVKDSNVAALKLYQSFGFKDTGRREHGEILLEFVI, encoded by the coding sequence ATGTCTTTGAAGTCTATTACTCAGGAAAATTGGCATGATTGCATTCAATTACAGGTTTCCGACGATCAGAAATCTTATGTTGCTTCAAATGTATATTCGCTAGCAGAATCGAGGTTTGAACCATCTTTTACGCCGATGGGTATTTATTTGGATGCTAGAATGATAGGTTTTCTTATGTATGGAAAAGATCCGGATGACGGGACGTATTGGATTATCCGTTTTATGATTGACCAAACTGAACAAGGAAAAGGATTTGGCAAGCAGGCACTGGCCCATACACTCACCTTTTTAAAAGAACTGCCCGATTGCAGTTCGACGATTATTCTTGGTGTAAAAGATTCTAACGTTGCGGCTTTAAAGCTTTATCAATCATTCGGCTTTAAGGATACCGGCCGGCGAGAACATGGCGAAATATTGTTAGAATTTGTTATTTGA